The nucleotide sequence TTCCCAGTTTAAATTGGTCGAAATGGCGACTGAAATCGAACTCGGGCATTCATTTTTAGAATCGCTGATTGAAGACCATATGGCGGGCAAAGACATTGTCTCGAAAGTATCCATGGCAAAATACTGGCTGACCGATACGGCTAAAAAAATAGCCGGCGAATGCATGCAGCTGCACGGCGGCTATGGCTACATGGAAGAGTACAAAATCGCACGGCGCTACCGCGACACGCCAGTTGCGGCGATCTATGCCGGCTCAAATGAAATCATGAAAACCATCATCGCCAAACGGATGGGCTTGTAAATGGATAAGGCGTTAACGGGGATTCGTGTATTGGATGTCACGTATTACTTGCCCGGGCCTTATGCCGGTATGCGCCTGGCGGAGATGGGTGCGGAAGTGATTAAAATCGAGCCGCCGGCGGGCGACCCGGCACGTTTTATGAGCGGCGGCTACGTGCACGAAGCAAATAATAAAGGGAAGACCATCGCCCATTTAGATTTAAAATCAACGGAAGGCCATGAGCAAATGCTGGAATTGGCCAAAACAGCGGATGCGCTGATTGAAACATTCCGGCCGGGCGTTATGAAAAACCTGGGACTGGATTATGAAAGCTTAAAAGCAGTCAAGCCGGATTTGGTGTACTGTTCACTGTCCGGTTACGGGCAAAAAGGGCCGCTTGCTGAACTAGGCAGCCACGACTTGAATTATTTGGCCTTGTCCGGCGCATTGGATCAAATGGCCGATAGTACTGGCCGACCGGTGCACCCCGCGAATACATTTGCGGATTACACAGGCGGCCTGTTGGCATCCGAAAAAATCACCGCCGCGCTGCTGCGGAAATTCCGCACCGGCGAAGGTGCTTATTTGGACATTGCACTGGCAGAAGTGATGGCTGAATTCCAA is from Planococcus liqunii and encodes:
- a CDS encoding CaiB/BaiF CoA transferase family protein, with protein sequence MDKALTGIRVLDVTYYLPGPYAGMRLAEMGAEVIKIEPPAGDPARFMSGGYVHEANNKGKTIAHLDLKSTEGHEQMLELAKTADALIETFRPGVMKNLGLDYESLKAVKPDLVYCSLSGYGQKGPLAELGSHDLNYLALSGALDQMADSTGRPVHPANTFADYTGGLLASEKITAALLRKFRTGEGAYLDIALAEVMAEFQGNHDIYHQAGISDCGIPEISGNRISYAIYETKDGRFVTLGALEEKFWHNFCEFAEKPHWQKWNVKTIGSAEYTEVANFFKSKDWQEWYRVSMSVDCCLAPVLKAHERHEHPHFMARRQAVNFC